In Persicimonas caeni, a single window of DNA contains:
- a CDS encoding serine/threonine protein kinase, giving the protein MSGRFPEPGKIFEEKYHVEKLLGSGGFARVYLAEQTDLGRHVAIKVLSPKVARAVNAEETDPKIESVALRFEREARVVSQLKSAQTITMYDYGRTESGLLYMVMEYVDGVGLDELEVPIEPRRVIKILKQMLQSLHEAHANGLLHRDLKPANIMVYEHLGEKDQVKLLDFGIAKAVGQAANDDQQDLTASDSLIGTPRYMSPEQIRGQDIGPASDIYSLGLVAYELLMGEKAITNSDSIEILGRHLSSESFEIPRHHAIHPRLRRLINKMLSKNLETRYQETKAVLADLAEIERIDGDLRVGGPPPTPSDDGGEFGDDGELVLDEADIEFEGDSSSSNSRPLIIGAVIVLLLSGVGIAAWQLTGASGTDEKAEPIEIAETPDEANTEEAEPEKARVEKGEEESVVTLIRTRPKGASVWLGDKLVGMAPVQFESTDYEFPLKVIAKMGEKNVEQTLEQPGGEIWLELPEPEELAEKDDPQGEGDEAEKVASGSKATKSRSDDKGGASKGRGGAKERTRTKTTKNEKTSEKKGGQTATVKEKPEPDEKEEEDVDTRKYLPLE; this is encoded by the coding sequence ATGAGCGGTCGTTTCCCGGAACCAGGAAAGATCTTCGAGGAAAAGTACCACGTCGAGAAACTTCTCGGCAGCGGTGGTTTTGCTCGGGTATACCTCGCCGAACAGACCGATTTGGGGCGCCACGTGGCCATCAAGGTGCTCAGCCCCAAGGTTGCCCGCGCGGTCAACGCCGAGGAGACCGATCCGAAGATCGAGTCGGTGGCGCTTCGCTTCGAGCGCGAGGCACGCGTCGTCTCGCAGCTCAAGAGCGCCCAGACGATCACCATGTACGATTACGGCCGGACCGAGTCCGGGCTGCTGTACATGGTCATGGAGTACGTCGACGGCGTCGGCCTCGACGAGCTCGAGGTGCCCATCGAGCCCAGGCGGGTGATCAAGATCCTCAAGCAGATGCTGCAGAGCCTGCACGAGGCGCACGCCAACGGGCTTTTGCACCGCGATCTGAAGCCCGCCAACATCATGGTGTATGAGCACCTGGGCGAGAAAGACCAGGTCAAATTGCTCGACTTCGGCATCGCCAAGGCGGTGGGGCAGGCGGCCAACGACGACCAGCAAGACCTGACCGCCTCCGACTCGCTCATCGGCACCCCGCGGTATATGTCGCCCGAGCAGATTCGCGGCCAAGACATCGGGCCGGCCAGCGATATCTACAGCCTGGGCTTGGTCGCCTACGAGCTGTTGATGGGCGAGAAGGCGATCACCAACTCCGACAGCATCGAGATCTTGGGGCGTCACCTCTCCTCGGAGTCGTTCGAGATTCCGCGCCACCACGCGATCCACCCGCGGCTGCGTCGGCTCATCAACAAGATGCTCTCGAAGAACCTCGAGACGCGCTACCAGGAGACCAAAGCGGTGCTCGCCGATCTGGCCGAGATCGAGCGCATCGACGGCGATTTGCGCGTCGGTGGGCCGCCGCCGACGCCTTCGGACGACGGCGGTGAATTTGGCGATGACGGAGAGTTGGTCCTCGACGAGGCCGATATCGAGTTCGAGGGCGACTCCTCTTCCTCGAATTCGCGCCCGTTGATTATCGGCGCGGTGATTGTGTTGCTCTTGAGCGGAGTCGGAATTGCAGCCTGGCAATTGACGGGTGCCTCGGGGACCGACGAGAAGGCCGAGCCGATCGAGATTGCCGAGACGCCAGACGAGGCCAACACCGAAGAGGCGGAGCCGGAGAAGGCCCGGGTAGAGAAGGGCGAAGAGGAGAGCGTCGTCACCCTGATTCGCACGCGACCCAAAGGGGCGAGCGTCTGGCTGGGCGACAAGCTCGTCGGGATGGCTCCGGTGCAATTCGAGTCGACCGATTACGAGTTTCCGCTGAAGGTCATCGCCAAGATGGGCGAGAAGAACGTCGAGCAGACGCTCGAGCAGCCTGGCGGCGAGATCTGGCTGGAGTTGCCCGAGCCCGAAGAGCTCGCCGAGAAGGACGACCCGCAAGGGGAAGGCGACGAGGCCGAGAAGGTCGCTTCGGGATCGAAGGCGACAAAGAGTCGATCGGACGACAAGGGCGGGGCGAGCAAAGGGCGAGGCGGCGCCAAAGAGAGAACCCGTACAAAGACTACGAAGAACGAAAAGACCTCCGAGAAGAAGGGCGGGCAGACCGCTACGGTCAAAGAGAAGCCCGAGCCCGACGAGAAAGAGGAAGAAGACGTCGACACGCGAAAGTATCTGCCGCTCGAGTGA
- a CDS encoding tetratricopeptide repeat protein, with translation MQTKNVAEWNGHLLAALVAGMVAGMVVLGSFAAPASAQESGGEQGSAGQEASDEKKAEAYYNKGVDAFFKKKYSLAITYFQRANTLDPDPVVLYNISLAHSKMGNPKEALTAALEAQKMGNLPEDTALKNQFRIVGYRRAIAAREVTEAINPPAKAEIDPNKVPDKQPQTDEGLSVLGWTGAGTAGLGVAALVGAGVTNFIVAGNLEEYDTAQADGDYGRARGLHQDIQDRQSLGRVMLYSGAGLAAVGGALLAYDLLGGTETAGNAESASVFGAVDSDGASVQLRWSF, from the coding sequence ATGCAGACGAAGAATGTCGCCGAGTGGAATGGTCACCTCCTCGCCGCGCTTGTTGCCGGTATGGTCGCCGGCATGGTCGTCCTGGGCAGCTTCGCGGCTCCGGCGTCCGCGCAAGAGTCGGGTGGCGAGCAAGGTTCGGCCGGCCAGGAGGCGTCGGACGAGAAGAAAGCCGAGGCCTATTACAACAAGGGCGTCGACGCGTTCTTCAAGAAAAAATACTCGCTGGCGATCACCTACTTCCAGCGGGCCAACACCCTCGACCCCGACCCGGTCGTTCTCTACAACATCTCGCTGGCCCACTCCAAAATGGGCAACCCCAAAGAGGCGCTCACCGCAGCGCTCGAAGCCCAGAAGATGGGCAACCTTCCCGAAGATACGGCGCTGAAGAACCAGTTTCGCATCGTCGGCTACCGGCGCGCGATTGCCGCGCGTGAGGTCACCGAGGCGATCAACCCGCCGGCCAAGGCCGAAATCGACCCGAACAAGGTGCCCGACAAGCAGCCGCAGACCGACGAAGGTTTGAGCGTGCTCGGCTGGACCGGCGCGGGCACAGCCGGGCTGGGAGTGGCTGCGCTTGTGGGCGCCGGAGTGACGAATTTCATCGTCGCCGGCAACCTCGAAGAGTACGACACCGCCCAGGCCGACGGCGATTACGGGCGGGCGAGGGGCCTGCATCAAGATATTCAAGACCGCCAATCGCTGGGACGCGTGATGCTCTACTCGGGCGCGGGACTCGCGGCGGTGGGCGGGGCGCTGTTGGCCTACGACCTGTTGGGCGGGACCGAGACCGCGGGGAACGCCGAGTCTGCCTCCGTGTTCGGCGCGGTCGACTCCGATGGCGCGAGCGTGCAGTTGCGCTGGTCGTTTTAG
- a CDS encoding Ig-like domain-containing protein, with protein sequence MSRLLNQSTLLAFAAPILLLFAFGSTSCALYEEPEPLDPALAVNDLEISPDPVRLELGQSTQLSATLLDRAGEEVDGLEVTWSSANTSVVTVDADGIVEGKAIGDTTITAQVGEVKATTTVVVFTPVKRIEIEPDPADLDIGEKLQLSATVYGDNDEILSGRQLEWTSSDEAVATVDAEGQVTGVAEGQATIRARTTGVTGTVQVTVREPVGRVKLDQTEATIEVTDTLQLSALVFDANDNPQDRPVTWTSTQPEVASVDDTGLVEGLKGGQTTIRAEAGGKRAEATITVEDPVAEVELSPSPASVGVGQTLQLTATLTDAGGNELSGRDITWESSDATVATVDTDGLVSGLKGGQVTVTATSEGVTDTVQVSVENPVATVEVSPDPLTLLVPETHQMSATLKDAAGNELTGRSVTWRSDDTSVATVDASGVVTAKDAGVVNITATAEGVSGSAEVTVENAVATVEVSPSAPTIDVGETLQLTAIAKNARGSVISGQTATWTSSDPTVVTVDANGNIEGLEEGTATITAQVDNVTGTASVTVQASVATVSISGASSTVEVTDTLQLSVELQDAGGNVLTGRTVNWSSNNTNVATVDGNGLVTAVAGGQATIVAESEGVTDSYAVTVENPPRSVEVTPATASIDVAGTVQLSATPRDAGGNALSGYTLNWSSSDTSVATVDASGLVTGQQNGSATITAEVDDGTGTMVSGTATVQVSASVSTVSVDPTSVFLFPGEQAQINVTLEDANGNTLSGRTVTWTSQDTNVATVDASGLITAVAVGTTTITAESEGVSATVDLDVVEWTQVSTGDGYSCGVLSNGNGYCWGQNSADGKMGDGTTDSGTDSALNHDNDRSEPTLVLGGLEFDMIATGFYHTCGLTTAGKAYCWGSNGAGHLGNGTTSPSATPVAVNGTYTFVDISLGANHACALETGGDVYCWGSNQNGQLGLGANSAQYSLVPQRVPNLQFSSITTGAAHSCGISQAGDAYCWGAGGAGQVGDGNGTDQRAPVQLDSTQQFTVIVAGWNHTCGVTSNSHVYCWGSNQYGELGDGTTTPKNSPVLADDAHTYTDLAAGAGATCGIDTNADAYCWGFNGQGNLGSGSVASSEPNPRLVTGGYDWTAMDLGRQHSCGVASGQADAYCWGDNDYGQLGNSSTSNYLSAPNAVTRP encoded by the coding sequence ATGAGTCGCTTGCTGAACCAGTCGACGCTTCTCGCCTTCGCAGCCCCCATCCTGCTGTTGTTCGCGTTTGGCTCCACATCGTGCGCATTGTACGAGGAGCCCGAACCGCTGGACCCGGCGCTGGCCGTCAACGACCTCGAGATCAGCCCGGACCCGGTGCGACTCGAGCTTGGTCAGTCGACGCAACTGTCGGCGACCTTGCTCGACCGAGCCGGCGAGGAGGTCGATGGACTCGAGGTGACCTGGTCGAGTGCGAATACCTCGGTGGTGACCGTCGACGCCGACGGGATCGTCGAAGGTAAAGCCATCGGGGACACCACGATTACCGCGCAGGTCGGCGAGGTCAAAGCGACGACCACGGTGGTGGTGTTCACGCCGGTCAAGCGCATCGAAATCGAGCCGGACCCGGCGGACCTGGACATCGGCGAGAAGCTGCAGCTGAGCGCCACGGTCTACGGCGATAACGACGAGATTTTGAGCGGGCGCCAGCTCGAGTGGACGAGTTCCGACGAAGCGGTCGCCACGGTTGATGCCGAGGGGCAGGTGACCGGTGTGGCCGAGGGTCAGGCGACCATTCGAGCGCGCACCACCGGGGTGACGGGGACCGTGCAGGTCACGGTTCGCGAGCCCGTGGGGCGGGTCAAGCTCGACCAAACCGAAGCGACCATCGAGGTGACCGACACACTGCAGTTGTCGGCGCTGGTCTTCGACGCCAACGACAATCCGCAGGACCGTCCGGTGACCTGGACGAGCACGCAGCCCGAGGTCGCCTCGGTCGACGACACAGGACTGGTCGAAGGACTCAAGGGAGGTCAGACGACGATTCGTGCGGAGGCGGGCGGCAAGCGCGCCGAGGCGACGATTACCGTCGAGGACCCGGTTGCCGAGGTGGAGCTTTCGCCCAGCCCGGCGAGCGTGGGGGTCGGCCAGACGCTGCAGTTGACCGCCACGCTGACCGACGCGGGCGGCAACGAGCTTTCGGGGCGCGACATCACCTGGGAGAGCTCCGACGCGACCGTCGCGACGGTCGACACAGACGGACTCGTCTCGGGGTTGAAGGGCGGTCAGGTCACGGTTACGGCGACGAGCGAAGGGGTCACAGACACTGTGCAGGTGAGCGTCGAGAACCCCGTGGCGACGGTCGAGGTTTCGCCCGACCCGTTGACCCTGCTCGTACCCGAGACGCACCAGATGAGCGCCACCCTCAAGGACGCCGCCGGCAACGAGTTGACGGGGCGCTCGGTCACGTGGCGCTCCGACGACACCAGCGTTGCCACGGTCGATGCCAGCGGTGTGGTCACCGCGAAAGACGCCGGCGTGGTCAATATCACGGCGACGGCCGAAGGGGTCAGCGGCAGCGCGGAGGTGACCGTGGAGAATGCCGTGGCGACGGTCGAGGTCAGCCCGTCAGCGCCGACCATCGACGTCGGTGAGACGCTTCAGTTGACTGCTATCGCCAAGAACGCGCGCGGCTCGGTCATCAGCGGGCAGACGGCGACGTGGACGTCGTCGGACCCCACTGTGGTGACGGTCGACGCGAACGGCAATATTGAAGGACTCGAAGAGGGCACGGCGACGATCACCGCGCAGGTCGACAACGTCACCGGCACCGCGAGCGTCACCGTGCAGGCGTCGGTGGCCACGGTGAGCATCAGCGGGGCGTCGTCGACGGTCGAGGTGACCGACACGCTGCAGTTGTCGGTCGAGCTGCAGGATGCCGGCGGCAACGTGCTGACGGGACGCACGGTCAACTGGTCGAGCAATAACACCAACGTGGCCACGGTCGACGGGAACGGGCTCGTGACCGCGGTCGCGGGCGGGCAGGCGACGATTGTCGCCGAGAGTGAAGGGGTGACCGATTCGTATGCCGTGACCGTCGAGAACCCGCCGCGAAGCGTCGAGGTGACGCCGGCGACAGCGAGTATCGACGTGGCCGGCACGGTGCAGCTGAGCGCGACGCCGCGCGACGCGGGCGGAAACGCTCTGTCGGGCTACACGCTCAATTGGTCGAGCAGCGACACTTCGGTCGCCACGGTCGACGCGAGCGGACTTGTCACCGGACAGCAAAACGGCAGCGCGACGATCACCGCCGAGGTCGACGACGGTACGGGCACGATGGTCAGCGGCACGGCCACCGTGCAGGTGAGTGCGTCGGTGAGCACGGTGAGCGTCGACCCGACCTCGGTGTTCCTCTTTCCGGGCGAACAGGCCCAGATCAACGTGACCCTCGAGGACGCCAACGGCAATACGCTGAGTGGGCGCACGGTGACTTGGACGAGCCAGGACACCAATGTGGCCACGGTCGACGCGTCTGGGCTGATCACCGCCGTGGCAGTCGGCACGACCACGATTACCGCCGAGAGCGAAGGCGTGAGCGCCACCGTCGACCTGGATGTCGTCGAGTGGACGCAGGTGTCAACCGGCGACGGCTATAGTTGTGGCGTGTTGTCGAACGGCAATGGCTACTGTTGGGGGCAGAACTCGGCTGACGGCAAGATGGGCGACGGGACGACCGACTCGGGCACCGATTCGGCGCTGAATCACGACAACGACCGCTCCGAACCGACCCTGGTGCTGGGCGGCCTCGAGTTCGACATGATCGCGACCGGGTTCTATCACACGTGCGGATTGACCACGGCGGGCAAGGCGTATTGCTGGGGGTCGAATGGTGCGGGGCACCTGGGCAACGGGACGACTTCGCCGTCGGCCACTCCGGTGGCGGTCAACGGCACCTACACCTTCGTCGACATTTCGTTGGGCGCCAACCACGCTTGCGCGCTGGAAACCGGCGGCGACGTGTACTGCTGGGGCTCGAACCAGAACGGCCAGCTCGGACTGGGAGCGAACTCGGCGCAGTACTCGCTGGTGCCCCAGCGTGTGCCGAACCTGCAGTTCTCGTCGATCACGACCGGCGCGGCACACTCATGTGGCATCTCACAAGCCGGCGACGCCTATTGTTGGGGCGCCGGAGGGGCAGGCCAGGTCGGCGACGGCAATGGCACCGACCAAAGGGCGCCCGTCCAACTCGACTCGACGCAACAATTTACGGTGATTGTGGCCGGCTGGAACCACACCTGCGGGGTGACCTCGAACTCGCACGTGTATTGCTGGGGCTCGAACCAGTACGGCGAGTTGGGCGACGGCACGACGACGCCCAAGAATAGCCCGGTGCTCGCCGATGACGCACATACCTACACCGACCTCGCCGCCGGCGCGGGCGCGACGTGTGGCATCGACACCAACGCGGACGCCTACTGCTGGGGCTTCAATGGCCAGGGCAACCTGGGTAGCGGAAGTGTGGCTTCGTCGGAGCCCAACCCGCGTTTGGTTACCGGAGGTTATGATTGGACGGCGATGGACTTGGGCCGCCAGCACTCCTGCGGGGTCGCATCGGGGCAGGCGGACGCCTATTGCTGGGGCGACAACGATTACGGCCAGCTCGGCAACAGCTCGACGAGTAACTACTTGAGCGCGCCGAACGCGGTGACCCGGCCGTGA
- a CDS encoding SDR family NAD(P)-dependent oxidoreductase — protein MTEKLQTVVVTGAKGALGSTVAERFLQAGCTVVGVDLGLGNDGKPFADTERDNLHWIEINLSEAQAVRDGVAAIADEVGPIDAVVNCAGGFRWTLIGDAKDEDIDFLIDANLRSALLLVREVVPGMKERDYGRVVLISSKSTLNPGTGEGPYAATKAALNALTKSVAAEVAELDVTINAVLPSIIDTPANREEMPDADHDKWVKREQLAELIYSLTQSVGEPINGALIPVSART, from the coding sequence ATGACTGAGAAGCTTCAAACGGTGGTCGTCACCGGCGCTAAGGGCGCCCTGGGCAGCACGGTGGCCGAGCGTTTTCTGCAGGCGGGTTGTACCGTCGTGGGCGTCGACCTCGGGCTGGGAAACGACGGCAAGCCCTTTGCCGACACCGAGCGCGACAATCTTCACTGGATCGAAATCAACTTGAGCGAGGCGCAGGCCGTGCGCGACGGCGTGGCGGCGATTGCCGACGAGGTCGGCCCCATCGACGCGGTGGTCAACTGCGCCGGCGGCTTCCGGTGGACGCTCATCGGCGACGCCAAAGACGAGGATATCGACTTTTTGATCGACGCGAACCTGCGCTCGGCGCTGTTGCTGGTGCGTGAGGTCGTTCCCGGCATGAAAGAGCGGGATTATGGGCGGGTGGTGCTCATCAGCTCGAAGTCGACGCTCAACCCGGGCACGGGCGAAGGTCCCTATGCGGCGACCAAGGCTGCGCTCAACGCGTTGACGAAGTCGGTGGCCGCCGAAGTCGCCGAGCTCGACGTGACCATCAACGCGGTATTGCCCTCCATCATCGACACGCCTGCCAATCGCGAAGAGATGCCCGACGCCGACCACGACAAGTGGGTCAAGCGCGAGCAACTCGCCGAGCTCATCTACTCGCTGACGCAGTCGGTCGGCGAGCCCATCAACGGCGCGCTCATTCCGGTTTCGGCGCGTACTTGA
- a CDS encoding HD domain-containing phosphohydrolase, with product MSEQLDSDQYVLVVDDEERVRRSLRRILQSAGYRCREAGDVDAAVEILERDSIALVLSDIRMPGRSGLELVDHVKKLDPHTVCITVTAVDNTSVAVDALARGAYAYVIKPFDMNEILIQVESALRRRRLELAQKKLQSELERQVREQTKMIRHSREEIALRLISASQYRDTETGAHIRRLGLYTAKMAELMGMDQDTIDTLRVAAPMHDVGKIGIPDSILLKPGRLTKEEFEEMKRHTIIGASILRGSSTPLLQVAERIALEHHEWWDGSGYPYGLKGEDISLEARMVAVADVFDALTHDRVYKEAWPVDKALSLIEEESGTHFDPDVATLFLDHADTMQEIRLANPESDSLWEGQWQRSGTSPSLKYAPKPE from the coding sequence ATGTCCGAACAACTCGATAGTGATCAATACGTGCTCGTCGTCGACGATGAGGAGCGGGTGCGTCGCAGCCTGCGCCGCATTCTACAGAGCGCAGGTTACCGTTGCAGGGAAGCCGGCGACGTCGACGCGGCCGTCGAAATCCTCGAGCGTGACTCCATCGCGCTGGTGTTGAGCGACATCCGCATGCCCGGCCGCAGCGGACTCGAGCTGGTCGACCACGTCAAAAAGCTCGATCCCCACACGGTTTGCATCACGGTAACCGCCGTGGACAACACCTCGGTGGCCGTCGACGCGCTGGCTCGTGGGGCGTACGCCTACGTCATCAAGCCGTTCGACATGAACGAGATTCTCATCCAGGTCGAGTCGGCCCTTCGCCGCCGGCGCCTCGAGCTGGCCCAGAAAAAGCTGCAGAGTGAGCTCGAGCGCCAGGTTCGCGAGCAGACCAAGATGATCCGCCACTCGCGCGAAGAGATCGCGCTGCGCCTCATCTCGGCGTCGCAATACCGCGACACCGAAACGGGCGCCCATATCCGCCGCCTCGGGCTCTACACCGCCAAGATGGCCGAGTTGATGGGGATGGACCAAGACACCATCGACACCCTGCGCGTGGCCGCGCCGATGCACGATGTCGGCAAAATCGGCATCCCCGACTCGATCTTGCTCAAGCCGGGCCGGCTCACCAAAGAAGAGTTCGAGGAGATGAAGCGCCACACCATTATCGGCGCGTCGATCTTGCGCGGCTCGTCGACGCCGCTGCTCCAGGTCGCCGAACGCATCGCCCTCGAGCACCACGAGTGGTGGGACGGCTCGGGCTACCCCTACGGATTGAAAGGCGAGGATATCTCTCTGGAAGCGCGCATGGTCGCCGTGGCCGACGTCTTCGATGCGCTAACCCACGACCGCGTCTACAAAGAGGCGTGGCCGGTCGACAAAGCCCTGAGCCTCATCGAAGAGGAGAGCGGCACCCACTTCGACCCCGATGTCGCCACCCTCTTCCTAGACCACGCCGACACGATGCAAGAAATCAGACTGGCCAACCCAGAGTCAGATTCGCTCTGGGAAGGCCAGTGGCAGCGTTCGGGGACCAGCCCGTCGCTCAAGTACGCGCCGAAACCGGAATGA
- a CDS encoding CBS domain-containing protein codes for MRVVDLCSKNVVTATEDESLFKAAYQMRENHVGDVVVVRQKNGQRRPVGILTDRDIVTAMVAVGEDDFAETTVARAMSDVLIMAREDDDLVEILNNMQANGVRRVPVIDTDDNLVGIVTYDDILRELSGELAKLSQVVDAEVAREKQKRP; via the coding sequence ATGAGAGTCGTTGACCTTTGCAGCAAGAATGTCGTCACCGCCACCGAGGACGAATCGCTCTTCAAGGCCGCATACCAGATGCGCGAGAATCACGTCGGCGACGTGGTGGTGGTGCGCCAGAAGAACGGCCAACGCCGTCCGGTGGGGATTCTGACCGACCGCGATATCGTCACCGCCATGGTAGCGGTGGGCGAAGATGACTTTGCCGAGACGACCGTCGCCCGAGCGATGAGCGACGTACTCATCATGGCGCGCGAGGACGATGATCTGGTCGAGATTCTCAACAACATGCAGGCCAACGGGGTGCGCCGCGTGCCGGTCATCGACACCGACGACAACCTGGTGGGTATCGTGACCTACGACGATATTTTGCGCGAGCTCAGCGGGGAACTCGCCAAGCTCAGCCAGGTGGTCGACGCCGAGGTCGCTCGAGAGAAACAGAAGCGACCTTGA
- a CDS encoding TerB family tellurite resistance protein: protein MFTYHLSYEEKEALLKLVGFLAQSDQDVSPEERKFVLDLAHDLNVSSEGAFDDLDGQNLESLCDAFQRDSAKRVAIVELVDLALADHEYFAEEKAAVRDVAEVMGISDDEVAKIEDWVARGQKWHEEGHRLLGLVGDQKVDV, encoded by the coding sequence ATGTTTACGTATCATCTGAGTTATGAAGAGAAAGAAGCCCTGCTCAAGTTGGTGGGCTTCTTGGCCCAGAGCGACCAAGACGTCTCCCCCGAAGAGCGCAAGTTCGTGCTTGACCTGGCCCACGACCTCAACGTCTCGTCGGAGGGCGCCTTCGACGATCTCGACGGCCAGAACCTCGAGTCGCTGTGTGATGCCTTCCAGCGCGACTCGGCCAAGCGCGTCGCCATCGTCGAATTGGTCGATTTGGCGCTGGCCGACCACGAGTACTTTGCCGAAGAGAAGGCGGCGGTGCGTGACGTCGCCGAGGTGATGGGGATCTCGGATGACGAGGTCGCCAAGATCGAGGATTGGGTCGCGCGTGGCCAGAAGTGGCACGAGGAAGGGCACCGGCTGCTCGGTTTGGTCGGCGATCAGAAGGTCGATGTGTGA
- a CDS encoding hydroxysqualene dehydroxylase translates to MTKKVAILGGGIAGLSAAHELVERGFEVDVYERRAIFGGKARSMPVEGTATGDRSPLPGEHGFRFFPSFYRHLKDTMKRIPYAGNEDGVFDNLIATTQVLIARADATEVTLPSELPDSLDEWTAILGAWFGNDLDIPPDEMNFFVDKMLTILTSCQERRDLEYDHISWWDFIEADGKSDAYKDFLGRGITRSLVAMQAEVSSARTIGNVYLQMMLGLAAPWLDVDSVLDGPTNDVWIDPWVEYLSQHGAAFHPETTIDAIECDGERITECLATGPNGGFSIDADYYIACLPVEVMLELMTPAIEEGAPSLRNLDRLQTNWMNGIQFYLDRDVELCHGHAIFVHSEWALTSVSQHQFWSEFDMSRYGDGTIDGIFSVCISDWNTPGILHRKPARECTPEEIKEEVWAQLAAHVNDGARRQLDEANIVAWHLDPAIDYPDPNNPSTAVNAEPLLINTVGSLQHRPEANTAISNFFVASDYVRTNTDLATMEAANEAARRAVNGILEQTVGDHDPCLVWELEEPVVFEPMKLYDRMRFKMGLPHSGA, encoded by the coding sequence ATGACCAAGAAGGTAGCTATTTTGGGGGGAGGCATCGCCGGATTGAGCGCGGCCCACGAGCTCGTCGAGCGCGGGTTCGAGGTCGACGTGTACGAGCGCCGCGCCATCTTTGGCGGCAAGGCGCGCAGCATGCCCGTCGAGGGCACGGCTACCGGCGATCGCTCGCCCCTTCCTGGAGAGCACGGCTTTCGGTTCTTTCCCAGCTTCTATCGTCACCTCAAGGACACGATGAAGCGCATCCCCTACGCCGGAAACGAAGACGGGGTCTTCGACAACCTGATCGCGACCACCCAGGTCCTCATCGCCCGCGCCGACGCCACCGAGGTGACCCTGCCGTCGGAGCTGCCCGACTCCCTCGACGAGTGGACGGCGATTCTGGGAGCCTGGTTTGGCAACGACCTCGATATCCCGCCCGACGAGATGAACTTCTTCGTCGACAAGATGCTCACCATCCTGACGAGCTGCCAAGAGCGGCGCGACCTCGAGTACGACCACATCTCGTGGTGGGATTTCATCGAGGCGGACGGCAAGTCGGATGCCTACAAGGACTTCCTGGGACGCGGCATTACTCGTTCTTTGGTGGCCATGCAGGCAGAAGTGAGCAGCGCGCGCACCATCGGCAACGTCTATCTGCAGATGATGCTCGGCCTCGCCGCCCCCTGGCTCGACGTCGACAGCGTGCTCGACGGGCCGACCAATGACGTATGGATCGACCCGTGGGTAGAATACCTGAGCCAGCATGGCGCCGCGTTCCATCCCGAGACGACCATCGACGCCATCGAATGTGACGGCGAACGCATCACCGAGTGCTTGGCCACCGGCCCCAACGGTGGCTTCAGCATCGACGCCGACTACTACATCGCGTGCCTCCCCGTCGAAGTGATGCTCGAGCTGATGACGCCGGCCATCGAAGAGGGCGCCCCGTCGCTACGCAACCTCGACCGGCTGCAGACCAACTGGATGAACGGCATCCAGTTTTATCTGGACCGCGACGTCGAGCTTTGCCACGGCCACGCCATCTTCGTGCACTCCGAGTGGGCGCTGACGAGCGTCTCGCAGCACCAGTTCTGGAGTGAGTTCGACATGTCGCGCTACGGCGACGGCACCATCGACGGCATCTTCTCGGTGTGCATCTCGGACTGGAACACGCCGGGCATCCTGCACCGGAAGCCCGCCCGCGAATGCACGCCCGAGGAAATCAAAGAGGAGGTCTGGGCCCAGCTCGCCGCCCACGTCAACGACGGCGCGCGTCGCCAGCTCGACGAGGCGAATATCGTCGCCTGGCACCTCGACCCGGCCATCGACTATCCCGACCCGAACAACCCGAGTACTGCGGTCAACGCCGAGCCCCTGCTCATCAACACGGTCGGCTCGCTGCAACACCGCCCCGAGGCGAACACCGCCATCTCCAACTTCTTCGTCGCCTCGGACTACGTGCGCACGAACACCGACTTGGCCACGATGGAGGCCGCCAACGAAGCGGCGCGCCGCGCGGTCAACGGCATCCTCGAGCAGACCGTGGGCGACCACGATCCTTGTCTCGTCTGGGAGCTCGAAGAGCCGGTGGTCTTCGAGCCGATGAAGCTCTACGACCGCATGCGCTTCAAGATGGGACTGCCCCACTCCGGCGCCTGA